A single region of the Amphiprion ocellaris isolate individual 3 ecotype Okinawa chromosome 4, ASM2253959v1, whole genome shotgun sequence genome encodes:
- the apbb2b gene encoding amyloid beta precursor protein binding family B member 2 isoform X5, whose amino-acid sequence MMLGKDYMLAIVIVNYEDIWSEQSFQTDPDLPPGWKKITDMAGIYYWHIPTGTTQWERPATHPAPPGQTESPALGDHTASKPRKHSLGSLSPSPTPDHESCQAEVFFRASTRSGSTTSDSSVEPLSTHEPILPTCGFVNSCYFPRSTSLQGMSDQDCRSQHHEDEDKKQVWSEFGGKIDSEVWKDLQAATVNPDPSLKEFEGATLRYASLKLRNRPAVEEEESSSVNSDPEAKCFAVRSLGWVEMAEEDLAPGKSSVAVNNCIRQLSYCKNDIRDTVGIWGEGKDMYLVLENNMLNLVDPMDRSVLHSQPIASIRVWGVGRDNGRDFAYVARDKNTRILKCHVFRCDTPAKAIATSLHEICSRIMTERKNAKAMAGGSLQDRMQAGLDLPLQAEFPTPKTELVQKFQVLYLGMLPVARPIGMDILNGAIDSLIGSSNREDWTPVALNVADATVTISKDKDEEEVLVECRVRFLSFMGVGRDVHTFAFIMDAGSHRFDCHVFWCDPNAGNVSEAVQAACMLRYQKCLVARPPSQKACGSSPPGDSVSRRVSTSVKRGVLSLIDTLKQKRPVTELPQ is encoded by the exons ATGATGCTGGGGAAAGACTACATGCTGGCCATTGTGATTGTCAATTACGAGG ATATCTGGAGTGAACAGTCTTTCCAGACAGACCCTGACCTTCCTCCAGGATGGAAGAAAATCACAGATATGGCCGGTATCTACTACTGGCACATCCCTACAGGCACCACCCAGTGGGAGCGGCCTGCCACCCATCCTGCTCCCCCTGGACAGACAGAGTCCCCGGCCCTGGGTGACCACACAGCCTCAAAGCCACGTAAACACTCCCTGGGCTCACTCAGCCCCTCACCCACTCCTGACCATGAG tCATGCCAGGCGGAGGTCTTCTTTAGGGCTTCAACTCGCTCAGGAAGCACCACCTCTGACAGTTCAGTGGAGCCTCTCTCCACTCATGAGCCCATCCTCCCTACATGTGGATTTGTCAACAGCTGCTATTTT cCTCGCTCCACATCTCTGCAGGGGATGTCGGATCAAGACTGTCGCTCTCAGCATCACGAAGATGAGGACAAG AAACAGGTGTGGAGTGAATTTGGCGGAAAAATTGATAGTGAAGTGTGGAAG GACCTGCAGGCAGCCACGGTGAACCCCGACCCCAGTCTGAAGGAGTTTGAGGGTGCTACACTTCGCTACGCATCACTCAAGCTAAG gaACCGTCCAGCTGTGGAAGAAGAGGAGTCCAGCAGTGTCAACAGTGACCCAGAGGCAAAG TGTTTTGCAGTGCGTTCACTGGGTTGGGTGGAGATGGCCGAGGAAGATTTGGCTCCTGGAAAGAGCAGCGTTGCCGTTAACAACTGCATCCGACAGCTGTCCTACTGCAAGAATGACATTCGAGACACTGTTGGCATCTGGGGAGAG GGGAAGGACATGTACCTGGTGCTGGAGAATAATATGTTGAACCTGGTCGACCCCATGGACCGCAGTGTGCTTCACTCCCAACCAATTGCAAGTATCCGGGTCTGGGGCGTTGGCCGGGACAATGGCAG GGACTTTGCATATGTGGCGAGGGATAAAAACACCAGGATCCTGAAATGTCATGTGTTCCGCTGTGACACACCAGCCAAAGCCATCGCCACCAGCCTGCATGAGATCTGCTCCCGG ATAATGACAGAGCGAAAGAATGCCAAAGCGATGGCAGGAGGCTCTCTCCAGGACAGGATGCAGGCTGGACTTGATCTCCCTTTACAAG CAGAGTTCCCCACACCAAAGACAGAGCTggttcagaaatttcaggtgcTCTACCTTGGAATGCTACCTGTGGCCAGACCAATAG GTATGGATATACTGAATGGAGCTATAGACAGTCTAATCGGTTCTTCCAACAGAGAGGACTGGACTCCTGTGGCCCTCAACGTGGCAGATGCTACGGTCACCATCAGCAAAGACAAG GATGAAGAGGAAGTGCTGGTGGAGTGTCGTGttcgttttctgtctttcatggGCGTTGGGCGTGATGTGCACACGTTCGCCTTCATCATGGATGCTGGCAGCCATCGCTTTGACTGTCACGTCTTCTGGTGTGACCCCAATGCAGGGAACGTATCTGAGGCCGTACAGGCAGCTTGTATG CTGCGGTATCAGAAGTGTCTGGTGGCTCGCCCCCCCTCCCAGAAGGCGTGCGGCTCGTCGCCCCCCGGTGACTCGGTGTCGCGTCGGGTCTCAACCAGCGTGAAGCGCGGCGTCCTGTCTCTCATCGACACCCTCAAACAGAAGAGGCCCGTCACCGAGTTGCCGCAGTAA